ccgccctaaatagacaacAGTTTTTCCAAAATCGTTGTCTATAGTtataatagacaacggtttcagatttgttgtctatgaccgccatAAATAGACAACAATATttgaaaaaccgttgtctatagtCATATTAGACAACACGTTTAGAAGCATGTTGTCTTTATTATGTTGTCTATGAGCTGAATTCTTGTAGTGAAAATGTTATTatagaaattaaatttattgtatAAAAGAAGTCTATTATGAATTCGTTgaaaaattaatgaattgaGAAAATTAAATGAGAATTTTTTGCCATATATGAGATTTCGAATCCTGCAATGGCTAGATCACAATTCATTTAGTAAAATGATGAATTCAAAATGTACATATTCACAGTCTAAAGattgaaaatgatttttattttatataatatataacttGACATTTTTTAAACCATTCTCTTGGATATATGATTACACTTTTCTTTCCATTACACTTTCGCGGATAGGTGGACTGGTCGTTGACGATCTATCTTGCGAAGTTTTAGCTTCTGGAAGTGTTTtttgatttataattttctttgtGTTTCGTTTTTTGGGCAGCGAGAAATCCGAAAATTcttgggggcgatggttaggccggagctctCGAATTTTTTCCCTTTCCTTCTGTCGTTTTGTGCTTTGGCTCgtgttttttgttttagacGAGTACACTTTTACCCTTTAAGGTTTTTTTCCCTTTGAATTTTCCTTAAAgaagttttaatgaggctcggcccttagtcagCCTCTTTGTGCTTACAAGGGTTTTCTTTAAGTTTTccttttatctttttaatattaGCCGCattttaataacaataaaaattaacatTGTAAGCTTTCGAAATAAACGTCATGCGATTACGGAATGGAATTGTGGGCATGTAACATATGTATAGCACTAGTGGGAGCCTAGTTTTGTTAAGACTGAATAGGAAGGGTTGATGCTTATGGGAAAGAAAACGTGTGCATACTAAGATGATGTTGAAAGACTGCTTTAAAATTTTGTAACTCGTTGGTTAATGGGATTCTTTGTTCTAAAAGTGTGGATTTTGGCCACActcttaaatttaataattcaagaaaaaatattattattattattattattataagattGAAacttagaaattaattatatactcGAAATGAATAATCAGTCCTAGATAGTAATCTTAAAATGtgtgaaaagtaaaaattttaaaacatcGATGTTGCTATTATCATTACCCAACCCCAAAAAGAGAATGAAGTTGCTATTACGACCTAGTACTATATACGTTTTTGTGGCCATAACATAAGTATCATACTTTGCTCGATTTTGTGAATTCGAAGGGATTTTTCAGTAAGATATTATATCATCTTACTATTTCTAgcaaattcaataatttaatttcattatatttattttttttgcattaCGATGATATGCAGTTTCAACATTAAGATGATGTCGTCTCAGCATTATACACAAGACAAGTAATTAAAGATcctgaaaattttcaaatagtACGTCAAGGGTGCATGAATCGAGTTGAATATCAAAATTGAAGATCGACTCATTCAACTAATAATTAGTACTTCATATgggatatataattttaataagatAATTATTGAAATAGAGATGTTTATATCATATACTCCCTTATCACAAAAATCACATTTTAATTTTAGAAACTtgttaaaatatttgtaaaattagATTATTGGTTGAGCCACAAACTTGCGAACCGAGTGTTATTGTGAGTGAGTGAGTTGAGATTTGAACTTTATTTTGAGCTGAATCTTGAGTTGCTTAGCTCACTTACACAGCTACACTACTAAAGACAGtattattgaaatattttaaaaataattaatttgtcGAAATTGGATAAGATAACAATTTACTAGCTAGACATATAGTATTTCTCTAAAATAGTCTTTAATCATAAGTCTTTTTTCTGGCTCATATGATCATATCTGAGTCTCGAGAAATGGTGAGGTGTATATATTAAATGCTTCCCACGTCCCCTTCacatctcctctctcattttcAGTTGTTGGCGACCCATCAATTATCtactcaaaaaaagaaagaaacaaaaaaaattgtagctTTATGAATGGATCCCACCTCATCATAAAGTAAAAGTGCAAAATATATAGTAGTAGAAGGCCTAAGGCATTGAAGTTAAGCAAGAAATGGAGGAGAAGCAACTGGATTCTGTTCTGGTTCCGTTGGGGATGGCCATGTTTCTGGGTTACCACCTTTGGCTTCTCCTCACCATATTACACAACCCTAGAAGAACTGTCATCGGTATCAATTCCCAGAGCCGTCACAAATGGGTCATCTGCTTGATGGCTGTTAGTATTCCTTTTCCTTTCCTCATTACTCCATTTCAAGCtctaaatttttgtattttaaaatataaggtTGATATGCAATACCACTTCACACACTGACACTACACTGCGTGTATAAAATAACATCATCCACGTCTATGTGTTAAGTGTATATGAAGGAGGAGGTCTTTGAGTTTGGAATtgggaaaggaaaaaaaaaactgggaAGAAAGTTGGGATTCTTGAAAAATAGAATTAGAAGCGATTGTGTGATTGAGTTTTCATCTCATATGCAGTTGGAAGTCGGAATATCAAATACACCCCTTTCCCTTTTCTTGTTAGATGTGTATGAATGAGGAGGCAAGTTTATGGAGCAATAACAGCACGCGTTTGCATCCTCACAGGATCCACTGAAAAATGGAGTATTGGCAGTTCAAACGATACGCAACAACATAATGGCGTCGACACTCTTGGCGACGACGGCCATCACCCTGAGCTCACTGATAAGCGTATATGTGAGCAACAAGGCCAGCTCGCCCTCCTCCAAATTGATCTACGGGAATAAGTCCTCCTTCATGACATCTCTCAAGTTCTTCGCCATCTTGCTCTGCTTCCTCGTCGCCTTCCTCTGCAACGTGCAGTCCATAAGGTACTACGCCCACGTCAGTTTCCTTGCCACGGTGCCCACGTCTCAAGGCAGAAAGGATGCAATCGAGTACGTGGCCAGGAACTTGAACAGGGGGAGCTTCTTCTGGTCGCTCGGACTGAGAGCTTTCTACTTGTCCTTCCCTCTCTTCCTCTGGGTCTTCGGCCCAATACCCATGTTCCTTTGCTGCTTCGTTATGTCGTTCCTTCTCTATTTCTTGGACACCACCACCAACTTCACTAGAGATCTGCACTCTCATTCTATCAAGCAGGAAGCCACTGTTGAGGATGTGGACCCTGTACTTGTTCATACCACATGACCTATTTCTGTCTAGGACTCTTAAAGTGCAACTTTGGTCTATAAATGTAGCATGAAATCTCCTAGCAAAATGTATCTCATCATAATAGAGATTACATGAATGCAGAATTTGATAATGTCTGTCCACATGAAGGCAGACATTGAAATGTCTTGATATTGAAATGACAAAAACACTTTTCCCATGTAGTTTGCAAACTAATATAGAGCAACATAATTTACGCATGCCACAACCTCAGTAAACTGTAAACAATTATATAGAAGCATAATTTTCCCATAGCACAACTAGCAAAAAAATGGAATATTGAAACCCTGTGAATCTTTCAGAGTACATAAGATAGAAACTCAAACACGAGTAACTACATAGAAGAAATCCAAACATATAATTATTATGTATATAAAATTGGAATCGACAGTTGAGCTGAAACCTAACAGTGATACGAAAATTTGGATACAAAATGCCAAGTGATCAAAACATAGTTGAAAATATTTCCACATACTGGAAATTTATGAGTTGAATCTCATCCCTAGTATCGGCCGATACCCCAAACTCGGATGACACCATCGGTATAACCACT
This is a stretch of genomic DNA from Salvia miltiorrhiza cultivar Shanhuang (shh) unplaced genomic scaffold, IMPLAD_Smil_shh original_scaffold_194:::fragment_2:::debris, whole genome shotgun sequence. It encodes these proteins:
- the LOC131003345 gene encoding uncharacterized protein LOC131003345; translation: MEEKQLDSVLVPLGMAMFLGYHLWLLLTILHNPRRTVIGINSQSRHKWVICLMADPLKNGVLAVQTIRNNIMASTLLATTAITLSSLISVYVSNKASSPSSKLIYGNKSSFMTSLKFFAILLCFLVAFLCNVQSIRYYAHVSFLATVPTSQGRKDAIEYVARNLNRGSFFWSLGLRAFYLSFPLFLWVFGPIPMFLCCFVMSFLLYFLDTTTNFTRDLHSHSIKQEATVEDVDPVLVHTT